The proteins below are encoded in one region of Chroogloeocystis siderophila 5.2 s.c.1:
- a CDS encoding ion channel gives MTQKRRSSRVVRIVNKDGRLNIVGSNKWYSYWRDPYHLLLTVPWIGFLAIVTLGYIASNTFFALAYLLGGNGIANARPGNFFDAFFFSIQTMASIGYGAMYPQTLYANILVTIESLLGLMGLAMGTGLAFARLSQPTARVIFSRVAVVDLYDGVPTLMFRTANKRRNQILEAELRVRLARDEVNAEGLSMRRVYDLPLVRSQNPSFALSWTAMHPIDESSPLYKATPEILAQQEASIIITLIGIDETVSQTIHARYVYVARDILWNMRFVDIMLRTLDGDRYLDYSRFHDVTTL, from the coding sequence ATGACCCAAAAGCGTCGTTCGTCTCGTGTAGTACGTATTGTCAATAAGGACGGGCGGTTAAATATTGTTGGTAGTAACAAATGGTATTCCTACTGGCGCGATCCATATCATTTGTTGCTGACGGTTCCTTGGATCGGGTTTTTGGCGATCGTGACGTTAGGCTATATTGCCAGTAATACTTTCTTTGCCTTGGCTTACTTGCTAGGAGGTAATGGAATTGCTAATGCACGCCCTGGTAACTTTTTTGACGCCTTCTTTTTTAGTATCCAAACAATGGCGTCGATTGGTTATGGTGCAATGTACCCACAAACGCTTTATGCCAACATTCTAGTGACGATTGAATCTTTACTCGGCTTGATGGGGCTAGCAATGGGGACAGGATTAGCGTTTGCGCGTTTGTCACAACCTACCGCCAGAGTCATTTTCAGCCGTGTAGCAGTGGTAGATTTGTATGATGGAGTCCCTACACTGATGTTTCGCACCGCCAATAAGCGCCGCAATCAGATTTTAGAGGCTGAATTGCGCGTCCGTTTAGCGCGAGATGAAGTGAACGCGGAAGGGTTATCTATGCGAAGAGTTTACGATCTACCGCTTGTACGCAGTCAAAATCCTAGCTTTGCACTTTCTTGGACAGCGATGCATCCTATTGACGAATCTAGCCCCCTCTATAAAGCTACACCTGAAATCCTTGCGCAACAAGAAGCCTCAATTATCATTACACTGATTGGCATTGACGAGACGGTTTCTCAAACAATTCACGCGCGTTATGTCTATGTTGCACGCGATATTTTATGGAATATGCGATTTGTTGATATAATGTTGCGGACTTTGGATGGCGATCGCTATCTTGATTATTCGCGTTTTCATGATGTCACAACGCTATAA